TCTCTTCATCACAAGTGGCTCTATTACTTattaatttacaaaattaactCCATAAACATGTCAAAAtgattttaaacctttttttggaataaatacattaaaaatcttcaaatttatcactaaaatgtaatttaaaaagtaatttatcataaaagtgcaatcaaattttaaaattttcaaaaaattctacCAATGAAAAAATCGACTTgattaaattttatgatttgattacactttttaaaagttttgggAGTTCTTTACActtttataacaagttttagaagttaattgtactttttgaaaattttaaaattaaaagtttcagGACTtcgttatctttttttttttttttttttctatacagAAAATTAAGATTTAGCACATCAAGGAATTAAATTTCTAGTGCTGTTCGAACTGAACTTCTTCATTAAGAGAAAGCATCCTCCCATATTCCTCTGTTTCGCTGCGCTTTCGTCTTCCTCGGAGACTCTgttcctagagagagaaagtagagagagagagagtagagagggagggagatgagCAGGAACAGCAGCAGGCTGAACTCGGTGTTCTACGCGGAGTCGTACCACCCGATCCAGGCGGGCAGCATCGACGGCACCGACGTCCTCCCCACGACAACGCCGTCTACCGCGCCCACCTCTGCTCCTCCGCCGCCCTCTGTAATATCCCCTCTTCTCTTTCCCGTTTTCTTTGCTTTACTTCCTGGGTTTCTGACTCCGTTTTCGATTCGCCCTTTCCTCGCGATTCCCCCCCACCAGATGACCCGTTTGGCGATCCCAAGGCCGTGGGCGACCCCTACTGCACCCTCTTCGTGGGGCGCCTCTCCCACTTCACCTCCGAGGACACTCTCCGCAAGGTCTGGCCTTTGTCTTGATTCTGAGGTTTTCTTTCATTcccatttctctcttctctctccttttgaggaagagtagttcttttttttttttttttggggtggggggCTGGTTTCAGCTGTTGAGCTCGTTTAAGGTAACAATGGCTGCGGGAGAATGGGAGAAGTGCTTGGGAGATAAATAAATGATTCGACTTGGCGTCGTTCTCGTGATTTATGAGGGGAGTGCTAGGAGATGgaactttgttttgttttcgaGGAAGGGAATGGAAATGCTTGCCGAAATATGGCAGTTTTGGTGTTAAAAAAACGTTTTTTTGGCGGTTCCGACTGCTAGATGGAGCATTTTGCCTTGCATTACCGCTTTTTCTATCCGTCTTTCGATTGATTTAGGCTTTATTGACCTACAATATGGGTTCCCTTGTGCAGGCTAGGAGCAAGTATGGTCATGTGAAAAACTTGCGCTTGGTCAGGCACATTGGTAACCATCTTATTAGCTCTTGTAATTTCTATGATTTTCAGTTTGTGGAGAGATCATGATAAGTGCTTCGGGTTGATAGTAATTCAAACTTCACTTAATATGAAACAAATCTTGGTAGCTTGCACTTTATTCACTGTTTTGACAGAGCAGCAATGCTCGATCTCTAACTTATTATATGCTTAGTTTTTTGATACCCTAATTTTTGTGGAGATGTTTTAGTGGCAGTAGTGTATATAACTTTTTAACATTACCGATAGCCAATTTGAAGCTAGTAAGGATCACTGGTTTTATCATATTCTTTATCCTGTGCATATGAGCGGATTGCATTTTGGATGGCATAGTTGTTTGTGCCTCCTTTTAAATTCAAGGTATTGGCTCTACAAATTTCTTAGTCTGTCGGTGCCTGTTTGCAGTGACTGGTGCCTCAAGAGGTTATGCTTTCGTTGAATATGAAACTGAAAGAGAAATGAGACGTGCATATAAGGTACTTTTACTCTGTTCTAGGCATGACATTGTGCTTGATACTGGGTAGAAGCCTAATGTTAATTCTTCTGAATTGGTCCTCATGTCTTTGAGATAGTCCATGACATGCTGCTGATGAGGCTTTTATTGTTGACTCATTGTTGACGCTTTGCCATGCAGCTTCTTAAGAGCTTTTTGGGTGCCTTTCTCATCATATCTAATAGCTAGATACATTTTGTAAGTCAATCTAGAGATCTAACTATGAGTGCATTTGGATTCAGAACGAAGGAGATTGGAAGACATgcaaaattaagataaaaatctgTATAGAGAAC
This region of Eucalyptus grandis isolate ANBG69807.140 chromosome 8, ASM1654582v1, whole genome shotgun sequence genomic DNA includes:
- the LOC104456265 gene encoding LOW QUALITY PROTEIN: U11/U12 small nuclear ribonucleoprotein 35 kDa protein (The sequence of the model RefSeq protein was modified relative to this genomic sequence to represent the inferred CDS: inserted 1 base in 1 codon), encoding MSRNSSRLNSVFYAESYHPIQAGSIDGTDVXPHDNAVYRAHLCSSAALYDPFGDPKAVGDPYCTLFVGRLSHFTSEDTLRKARSKYGHVKNLRLVRHIVTGASRGYAFVEYETEREMRRAYKSPNPIG